The genomic window tctcaCCATTAATCTTACTGTATATGATTTATTGGAGATAAAAGAGACAGCAAGTCAAGAACTCATCGCGCATGATCGAAAATTGTTATggcaatattgaataaaaaagctAACTAAACGACCCGGAGACAAGTCTAGGTCTTTTTATTGTCGTCGAGATCGCTATGACGACACAAGAACTGTTTGACCTGAAAAGTCGCAATCGGTAATAAAACcgattaattttcatttgttaaatttgtaacttaatatagaattaattcTGTTAGGTTTttcatgtaattaaaatacaatttttcgaTACGTTTTCGAACATTTGCATTGCAATGCATTGCATCGGATGTTGCAGGCGACACGGACGAAATCCCGGGAATCGGCCAGTACGATGATTTTCACACTATCGATTGGCAGCGGGACATCGCGCGTGACCGGATGCGACACCGATACATTGTGAAGAAACGTCAGGACTCGATATGGGATCTCATTAAAGTAATTAACATTGAGTGTCTAGTGGATTTAGCGATGTTCTTgttgcaatatattataaaattcgtaAGTCAATTGAAAGAAATCGTGAATATTCTGCGGCatgtttgtttgtgtttaaatatttatttttccttttattgaatattatggtATTTCGTTTCTTGTTATGAGATTTATTTCGTTGATTCGctttcgtattattatttattatatgtaacctcagttatatttatgaaatttattcgataaaatttgTACATCACGACGCGTCTCTTCTCATTGAGTAAGTGAAATgtgaatttcaattttataatatatataattggtcgaagcatatcgttataaaatatatagattttgcATTAATGTTTCTAAATTCGTagttaaatatcttataattccCAATATGGCATgtttttctatgaaatattgaatatagaCAAAAAAAGTATGGAGTAAGATGAATAATTGGTTAAATTCAAGGGCGCTCACGACGCGTGGTCAGGATGGGTGTGCGTGCTCCTCGTTGGTGTCTGCACGGGCGTCGTGGCTGGTGTCATAGATATTGGGGCGTCATGGATGACGGACCTCAAGTTCGGCATCTGCCCGCAAGCGTTCTGGTTCAACAGGGAGCAGTGCTGCTGGTCCAACGATGAAATTACCTTCGATCATGGGAATTGTTCTGAGGTGAGATGATCAAATCTCTTCCGTgccttttattgtatttataacccTTATTATTAACTCAAATGGGTATTTTTAACCCACTGTACAGGTTTGTGTGTGTCTAGGGCGTGTTTGCGACATatagtatgttattttatatatctgatatatatataataatctgaaaaagatttttgtaatcttagattataaaacaaaaagcagACGAAGGAATACATTATGGAGAAGCAACttcaataaatgaaaatgaaatacaacTTCCAGTAGTTCGAAAcgacgcatttttttttataaatacgtcATAAGTACTATCAAATTAATTgtgaattattgttatgttgCTAAGGTAAAGTTGGAATATTCGCTTCGCTCTATTatgcaaagaaaataaataagtctCTTATATCTTGTTGCTCCAATTGAAATGCTATTCAATtggaaatttcaaaataaaattttacacactCTATTCTCTGGACAGTGGATGACCTGGCCTCAGCTGTTCGGCGAGTCTCGCGACGGTCCCGGAGCTTACATCATCAGTTACTTGTTCTACATCGTTTGGGCGCTGCTCTTCGCTGCTCTCTCAGCCTCTCTCGTACGGATGTTCGCGCCCTACGCCTGTGGATCTGgtactgtttatattattattaatttcataaagtttaaagtattcattttaaatgagtttaattacattacaacaaataattatggcattaatttttctatatacataaCTAGAACATAATGGTAAAACGGTCGTATAAAAAGTTTAAGCTGCGATTGATCTATATAAGCTTCGATTATATATATCTGATAGTGTCGCACTACACTAAAACAAACAAGCAAAATTTGTTATGTTGGTGTGCGTTCGACTGATACGTTTGACACTCGCTAAACGTCATacaactttactagtgtgcgtttACTCAGTGGCCAACCGTTgagcaatatttttttcgatgcGTTGTCACATTATCTCAACtagataaataatcaaagattttAATTACGTATGGCTACGATGTGAGCATCCTTATAATGGAATGACTACATTACAGCGAGCGCTGCAACTCCTCCCACTGTCTGTTTATCTTTTAATCACTTGTGGCACGTTACGTGTAATTTAACAGTAATGACACAGAACAGTTATGACACCATTATGAATGTCGCGCTTAtcgttttgaatttatatttcatctgcTATCCCTATCGTCTTACATCTTTAGTACGAATTAAATTGGAGCTCGGCGGGGCAGTGCGACCGTTACGTCATTCCGAGACGCTGTAACACGTCACGCTCGTTGAGAATGTAACGTTACGATAAAACAAAGTTTAGAATTTGGATACCCTTTAGGTAATACTTGTTAATTAGTAGCAATGCCTCATTTATTGCAATGCCACCTTCCGAATTGTGTTTTGATGGTTCTATGTCGGtacttaaagtattttttagagGTGGTTCAGGACTACAGTTACGACGTGTCCCTGCGTACATGTGCTTGAAGTATTATTAGAATGCAAGGTACCTTCAGTGTAGGAAATATGAGCTAAGAAACGGAGTAATTGTTTTTGGACTTGCCTGCtcttgtgacgttttatatattttcaggtATACCCGAGATAAAGACCATTCTGAGTGGTTTCATCATTAGGGGATACCTCGGCAAGTGGACGCTCATCATCAAGGTAGTCGGCCTGATTCTGTCAGTGTCATCCGGCTTGTCACTCGGAAAGGAGGGGCCCATGGTCCATATAGCGAGTTGTTTAGGTAAGTttggaatatatatacatatacatcaaATTTACCAATTTAAAGTAACGATTAAATTaagagattaaaataaaagtctCTAAGctttagattaataaaattatattttaatgtttaggGAAAAGTATAGGTATTTTTAtggaatgtatttaatatgtgaCACATGTAGCTTAAAACTATTGGAAAAGATACGATAGCATCGTTCGATCCATCCTTTGAAGTAATAATGATGTTCATTATCCAGGTAACATCCTATCGTACTTGTTCCCGAAGTACGGTCGGAATGAAGCGAAGAAACGCGAGATACTGTCCGCTGCTGCGGCTGCGGGAGTCTCTGTGGCCTTCGGAGCTCCTATTGGAGGGGTGCTCTTCAGCCTCGAAGAGGTTCGTACAAAGTAGAATAAAATTCCCAACCCGACCAAGGGAATTTTGATGTTAAGCTCTACCATCAAATCTATCAGCTCTTGGCGATCGTGGAAAGTATATGTGACGAGGGCAAGAAAATGGCGATGATGATtgtattactttactttataattgattattctTAGAAATTTTAGAGTTATGGTATACTCACAACAATCCCAttgtaaactataaaaaaaacatacaatcatATTTTCCCTGCAAGTACATATCGTCTATCATATCGCCAAACATTGAACATGGAGTGTTGCTAATTGCATGCAATACAACTTCCATACAACTGGGATGATATAGCAAGTCATAAGTCGTTAGCCATGTAtaaacgatataatatatttaatacgaatatGACAAGCCATATAATAACCGAAGGCACCATCTCTGAAACTGTCAGCCTGACGGACTAATACGCTACAATGTATGAAGGTAATGAGTATTTATGTGATAAGGTCCGCCTGAACCATATCGACCATTCTCAGTGCATCCTCTGGTTCCACAATCGACTCGGATAGAGAGTTGAGAGTGCTTCCGCTACTGAAAATTGATTGATAGTATAATCCAcgaatttatattaactttaagtCATATTGATGGAAACAATTCCATATCTAGGTCTCGTACTACTTTCCTCTGAAAACGTTATGGCGTTCGTTCTTCTGCGCCCTGATCGCGGCCTTCATCCTGCGCTCCATCAATCCCTTCGGCAACGAGCACTCTGTGTTGTTCTTCGTGGAGTACAACAAGCCCTGGATATTCTTCGAGCTCATACCGTTTGTTGGCCTCGGTATCATAGGCGTGAGTAAAATTCcttattattttcaaaggttttggtttaatcaaaaataagacaataaattaaataatatacatgaaTTTCTAACACCAACTagcatttatttatgatactaGTTGAGATAAAATTATCTTACCAGTATAATATTTGTCATTGAACGTAATCTGAAGTCGCTTCAATTCCAAAATGAAACTGACACGTTGTTTCCAGGGTTGCATCGCGACCATATTCATAAAGGCGAACATTTATTGGTGCCGCTACCGCAAGTACTCGAAACTCGGCCAGTACCCGGTCACCGAAGTGCTGGTAGTAACGTTGGTTACTGCTATCATCGCTTATCCCAATCCATACACACGGATGAACACCAGTCAACTGATTTATTTGCTGTTCAATCAGTGCGGAATTTCAAACTCGGACCCGCTAtggtaaatatttgattttattaaacaattagctaatcatacaatttttttctataaaaaaaatgtcattttgtAAAAGATTCCAGTGACCAGCAATAACGACACAAGTATTTATGATCATTTCTAACAAAGTTAAGATATGTTCGATTTCGGTTATGCCAACTGCACATGAGATATGAGGTTgaatcaaaaagtttttatatatatattatttatatgtctataattttataatattattgggaatgtttctatttttaatgttgtatgTGTTTGTAATGGAATTTAAAGCGAAATACGTGCGgtgataagatatttatttttcaaatgtggGATTAGATTCcgaaattaaaaggaaaaacaTGTTTTGGAATTAATTGTTCTCCCCAGTAGGTAGTATCGAGTTGCTCCCGCGGACAATGTTACGGCCTACTTGTTTTATGAAATCGAAATAACCCGCTTTCACAAAACACGGAGGCTGTGTTTTTGAATGCACTTTAAAAGGCCGGAAGATTATTATTGGTtcctattatacaaaattaattcgtTAAATGCAGTGAAgtgtttaaaagaaaacaacttGTGGTATATTGGCATTGGGCGTTATATTTttgctgttttttatttattcgtatatacGAACAATCTCCACAGAAACAATGTCCGCGCCCCGTGTGGACAACACGATACAAcattgtaaaaagtaaatttgttgCAGCGATTACAACCGCAACTTCACTGATGTAAATTCTGCAATAGAGAAGGCAGCTGCAGGACCGGGCGTTTACCAAGCCATCTGGCTGCTACTCCTCGCTCTTATCCTCAAGCTGGTGATGACGGTCTTCACTTTCGGTATAAAGGTCCCCTGCGGACTATTTATTCCCAGTCTTGCTTTGGGCGCCATCGCTGGAAGGATCGTGGGTATCGGTGAgtagtaaacatattatataagtatttggtTTTActgatattgttttgttttctggGTAAGTTATATTACGAAGtgcatttatataatcattactTTGATTGTATACACTATCAATATGATCATTGTTGTTGAGTCttgaatataaaatcaacatcatttttaatacttcctaaaagcttttaaaatgtcattttttcaATCTTATGAAGCTCTTATGAAGCTGTATGAAAATCTTATGTTAGCTATAAGCAAGTCCTATACTTGCTTATAgctaacataattttataaagttatcttaatctttagattatattttaccaTTATTATACTCAGGAGTGGAGCAGCTTGCTTACAACTATCCGAAGATATGGCTGTTTTCCGGTGAGTGTTCGACCGGTGACGATTGTATCACTCCCGGACTCTATGCTATGGTGGGCGCGGCAGCTGTACTGGGCGGGGTCACAAGGATGACTGGTGAGTTACTGCCTAAGccttatagttaaaattaaaaaatttttgttattctaaatttaagttTAGAAGAGAAAGACTTTGAAGAGATAAGCAAAACGTCTAAGTTCATGGAATAAGTTCTGCTTTGACATAAACATAACTAAGTGGAATCACTCTTCAAATTaacggaaatatttttattgaatagattTCAAcgtcaattttgtttataaacgaagttctgttatatattttttttcagtatcgCTCGTGGTAATAATGTTCGAACTGACTGGTGGCGTCCGATACATTGTGCCGCTGATGGCTGCCGCTATGGCTTCCAAGTGGGTTGGCGACGCATTGGGACGGCAGGGCATATACGACGCACACATCGCTCTCAACGGATACCCCTTCCTGGACAGCAAGGACGAGTTCCAGCACACATCTCTAGCTGCGGATGTCATGCAACCGAAGTGAGTACATagtgcaattaattaaattccatGTTATATTAACTATAGTTTCCTATATACGTTCCGTTTTCTCTACCAAAACGAAATACCTCTTAATGTGAAGTGAGAATGAAAGGTTTGTTGCTTgtgtacatattaaatatacaaaataatcgtTGCGATATTATTAATGACTGCGCGTTTGCGACTgtgtttcatataattaatgtttcgaGCTACGGGTGTCCGTgcactttattttaatagaaggTGTAAACCTCTGATTTATACAATCATATGCACTGCAGacattatttttgaatcgtcgaatGTCGTGTTAATTCGATTCATCCCTTGGAACAAGctgtagtatatttttgtatttcgaacACTAATATAAAGTGTACATGCGAAATGATAAAGCTAACTAAATGTATCCTTTGTGTTACTTCAAACTTACACCACTTGACATTGCATCGCTTTGCGAAAGATATTACAAATGTTATTGTATACGCTATACTATAATACCTGAAAATGCTTATTCGATACTACAGTGCCGATTTTTATGAAGctgtatgtttaatttttttttaaattttaaacatttgtaatCTTCTACGAATATGAAGCTGGAGGTAAAACTATAAATCCAATCTAAATTATTCGATCCGATGGCAATGAGGACTCTAGGACTGCGAGCATGAGCTagtaaacaatacaaataagtaaattattattttctccatGACGTAATAGATTTCTGGGCTAAATTAGAATCTGTCCAGCCCACAAGCTCAGTGCGAGcgactaatatttataattacacttgTGGTTACgaagattttcttattttaagtcATTTATATTGTTAGGTATTACATATGATGTACGTTTATGACGTCTTAAGGCATTTATACTTTCGGTTGATTAGTATtcgattgaaatattaaatagcgaatttttatataattatgtttattttaaagattctGTTTTGTTCTATAAGCTTTATTAGATTTTAGATGACATAAATACACACAAGTATAGTTTTGATATGTATGtcacgattatatatatatctattacaaatatatacaaatatttaaattatactttaaataacttaaaatcgTGGTAATTAATCCAGACGCAATGAAACTCTGGCCGTGATCACCCAAGACTCGATGACCGTGGACGATGTCGAAACGTTGCTGAAGGAGACCGAGCATAACGGTTACCCAGTGGTTGTCTCTAAGGAGTCGCAGTATCTCGTCGGATTCGTTCTGCGCAGGGACCTCAACCTCGCTATTGGTAAATATCGAAGTCAATACCGCAAATAATTTatccttaattatataatataattatataatataatgcaagTGGAGTAATACGTAAACACGGGAGAATGCCCTTTTTGAGCGCTCTTTAGCCCTTATTAActtcctaaaatattatttttactatggTATGGTATAACACTAttcaaatagaataaatatttggctTCAACGAGTAGTTAATTCAAGTAGTTATGCTAATTAGTTAAGCAGGTGCATCTTGCTTAATGGTTCATCTGACCTTGAATACAAGTTTGAGATtggttgaatttattaatacgaAAGGACGTATAATGATTATACACGTCCTTAGTAATAATAACACTGGGAACACGTTTCGTTTCTATGTTATATgggaaatgattttttaaattatttagtaatatccATCACCTTATAAACATCtgctattaattttttgaaCTTGTTATAGTTAGTATTTACAATGTATAATATTGCAGCTAATGCTCGGCGCACAATGGAAGGAATAATTGGTCAATCGGTGGTGATATTTGCTGGCCCAGTCCAGCCTCTGCCTGGACCTCCCAGCCTACCACTCAATCGCATACTGGACATGGCTCCCATCACTGTCACCGATCAGACTCCCATGGAGACTGTCGTGGATATGTTCCGCAAGCTGGGATTGAGGCAGACCTTGGTCACTCATAACgggtaagaatataaaataatttaaataatatattcacgcAGAATTAAATAGTcttgtagttttaataataatattcattttaatcacagtgaataagaatatttaagaaGCTTTTCATTATGTAACAAGCAATTTGATCACTGCATAGATTATCGATGTGCGTTTGTGTGTCTGTGTACAAAGGTATGATGTATGATAATGTTCTCATGTATCGTTTTTTCTCACAGTCGTCTACTGGGTGTCATTACGAAGAAGGATGTCCTGAGGCACGTGAAACAGATGGACAACGAGGACCCGAACTCCGTCTTGTTCAACTAAAGGATGCCAGTCTTATATAACAAAGTATACAACCACGTAGATGATatgatctatatatttttaatttaatctatatatatataggtatttagtGGCAATTGAGAAAGACTAGCCACCATAgagtaactaaaaatattttatcagatGTTTTAATCGACATGTTGTACGTGATAGAGAAATATAAAAGCAATCGCTATTAACGTTGCTCGATGTCATCGTTTCAGCGTAacctatgtatattttataagcatagttgattatagtaattatatgcCAAACGTGactagttaatattaaaagtggTGCGTTAGTCTTTTAAATTTccgctatttatattttaaacagtttattttactttgtatgTGTATTTATGAGGGGTGTTTTAACCGGATATAGATAAGTGTAGcgattcatttattattataccttGTATAGGCATTACTATCGCGTAGTAAGGATCTAATCAAATCTACTTTACGTATTCTTAAGGTTTAGCTTTTTTTATAATCGAATtactaatgaataatttaagtaatttaatcgCAATGGAATGTAatccatattaaaaaatatcatagagGTATCATTAGTTATACCAATATCTTTAACTTTGCCcccttgtaatcaataaaataacgtCAAGGTATGTCTTCGTAAAATAGTCTCGGAATAAACACAAGTCAATTATGAGCCTCGAAAACAATATAGCGTGGATACATGATGTAACGTATACATTC from Vanessa tameamea isolate UH-Manoa-2023 chromosome Z, ilVanTame1 primary haplotype, whole genome shotgun sequence includes these protein-coding regions:
- the LOC113404143 gene encoding H(+)/Cl(-) exchange transporter 5 isoform X1, with translation MERFPLKSSVSKMGTTYQSVYKKGTNTSNGRGAHTSTDDDMVDITPGPHRAADSSSTPTNHGTFQLYEHSGRNSNASANSFIAQYFSSSAGDAVIFSGMQGDTDEIPGIGQYDDFHTIDWQRDIARDRMRHRYIVKKRQDSIWDLIKGAHDAWSGWVCVLLVGVCTGVVAGVIDIGASWMTDLKFGICPQAFWFNREQCCWSNDEITFDHGNCSEWMTWPQLFGESRDGPGAYIISYLFYIVWALLFAALSASLVRMFAPYACGSGIPEIKTILSGFIIRGYLGKWTLIIKVVGLILSVSSGLSLGKEGPMVHIASCLGNILSYLFPKYGRNEAKKREILSAAAAAGVSVAFGAPIGGVLFSLEEVSYYFPLKTLWRSFFCALIAAFILRSINPFGNEHSVLFFVEYNKPWIFFELIPFVGLGIIGGCIATIFIKANIYWCRYRKYSKLGQYPVTEVLVVTLVTAIIAYPNPYTRMNTSQLIYLLFNQCGISNSDPLCDYNRNFTDVNSAIEKAAAGPGVYQAIWLLLLALILKLVMTVFTFGIKVPCGLFIPSLALGAIAGRIVGIGVEQLAYNYPKIWLFSGECSTGDDCITPGLYAMVGAAAVLGGVTRMTVSLVVIMFELTGGVRYIVPLMAAAMASKWVGDALGRQGIYDAHIALNGYPFLDSKDEFQHTSLAADVMQPKRNETLAVITQDSMTVDDVETLLKETEHNGYPVVVSKESQYLVGFVLRRDLNLAIANARRTMEGIIGQSVVIFAGPVQPLPGPPSLPLNRILDMAPITVTDQTPMETVVDMFRKLGLRQTLVTHNGRLLGVITKKDVLRHVKQMDNEDPNSVLFN
- the LOC113404143 gene encoding H(+)/Cl(-) exchange transporter 5 isoform X2 yields the protein MERFPLKSSVSKMGTTYQSVYKKGTNTSNGRGAHTSTDDDMVDITPGPHRAADSSSTPTNHGTFQLYEHSGRNSNASANWDAVIFSGMQGDTDEIPGIGQYDDFHTIDWQRDIARDRMRHRYIVKKRQDSIWDLIKGAHDAWSGWVCVLLVGVCTGVVAGVIDIGASWMTDLKFGICPQAFWFNREQCCWSNDEITFDHGNCSEWMTWPQLFGESRDGPGAYIISYLFYIVWALLFAALSASLVRMFAPYACGSGIPEIKTILSGFIIRGYLGKWTLIIKVVGLILSVSSGLSLGKEGPMVHIASCLGNILSYLFPKYGRNEAKKREILSAAAAAGVSVAFGAPIGGVLFSLEEVSYYFPLKTLWRSFFCALIAAFILRSINPFGNEHSVLFFVEYNKPWIFFELIPFVGLGIIGGCIATIFIKANIYWCRYRKYSKLGQYPVTEVLVVTLVTAIIAYPNPYTRMNTSQLIYLLFNQCGISNSDPLCDYNRNFTDVNSAIEKAAAGPGVYQAIWLLLLALILKLVMTVFTFGIKVPCGLFIPSLALGAIAGRIVGIGVEQLAYNYPKIWLFSGECSTGDDCITPGLYAMVGAAAVLGGVTRMTVSLVVIMFELTGGVRYIVPLMAAAMASKWVGDALGRQGIYDAHIALNGYPFLDSKDEFQHTSLAADVMQPKRNETLAVITQDSMTVDDVETLLKETEHNGYPVVVSKESQYLVGFVLRRDLNLAIANARRTMEGIIGQSVVIFAGPVQPLPGPPSLPLNRILDMAPITVTDQTPMETVVDMFRKLGLRQTLVTHNGRLLGVITKKDVLRHVKQMDNEDPNSVLFN
- the LOC113404143 gene encoding H(+)/Cl(-) exchange transporter 5 isoform X3, with product MVDITPGPHRAADSSSTPTNHGTFQLYEHSGRNSNASANSFIAQYFSSSAGDAVIFSGMQGDTDEIPGIGQYDDFHTIDWQRDIARDRMRHRYIVKKRQDSIWDLIKGAHDAWSGWVCVLLVGVCTGVVAGVIDIGASWMTDLKFGICPQAFWFNREQCCWSNDEITFDHGNCSEWMTWPQLFGESRDGPGAYIISYLFYIVWALLFAALSASLVRMFAPYACGSGIPEIKTILSGFIIRGYLGKWTLIIKVVGLILSVSSGLSLGKEGPMVHIASCLGNILSYLFPKYGRNEAKKREILSAAAAAGVSVAFGAPIGGVLFSLEEVSYYFPLKTLWRSFFCALIAAFILRSINPFGNEHSVLFFVEYNKPWIFFELIPFVGLGIIGGCIATIFIKANIYWCRYRKYSKLGQYPVTEVLVVTLVTAIIAYPNPYTRMNTSQLIYLLFNQCGISNSDPLCDYNRNFTDVNSAIEKAAAGPGVYQAIWLLLLALILKLVMTVFTFGIKVPCGLFIPSLALGAIAGRIVGIGVEQLAYNYPKIWLFSGECSTGDDCITPGLYAMVGAAAVLGGVTRMTVSLVVIMFELTGGVRYIVPLMAAAMASKWVGDALGRQGIYDAHIALNGYPFLDSKDEFQHTSLAADVMQPKRNETLAVITQDSMTVDDVETLLKETEHNGYPVVVSKESQYLVGFVLRRDLNLAIANARRTMEGIIGQSVVIFAGPVQPLPGPPSLPLNRILDMAPITVTDQTPMETVVDMFRKLGLRQTLVTHNGRLLGVITKKDVLRHVKQMDNEDPNSVLFN
- the LOC113404143 gene encoding H(+)/Cl(-) exchange transporter 3 isoform X5, which translates into the protein MQGDTDEIPGIGQYDDFHTIDWQRDIARDRMRHRYIVKKRQDSIWDLIKGAHDAWSGWVCVLLVGVCTGVVAGVIDIGASWMTDLKFGICPQAFWFNREQCCWSNDEITFDHGNCSEWMTWPQLFGESRDGPGAYIISYLFYIVWALLFAALSASLVRMFAPYACGSGIPEIKTILSGFIIRGYLGKWTLIIKVVGLILSVSSGLSLGKEGPMVHIASCLGNILSYLFPKYGRNEAKKREILSAAAAAGVSVAFGAPIGGVLFSLEEVSYYFPLKTLWRSFFCALIAAFILRSINPFGNEHSVLFFVEYNKPWIFFELIPFVGLGIIGGCIATIFIKANIYWCRYRKYSKLGQYPVTEVLVVTLVTAIIAYPNPYTRMNTSQLIYLLFNQCGISNSDPLCDYNRNFTDVNSAIEKAAAGPGVYQAIWLLLLALILKLVMTVFTFGIKVPCGLFIPSLALGAIAGRIVGIGVEQLAYNYPKIWLFSGECSTGDDCITPGLYAMVGAAAVLGGVTRMTVSLVVIMFELTGGVRYIVPLMAAAMASKWVGDALGRQGIYDAHIALNGYPFLDSKDEFQHTSLAADVMQPKRNETLAVITQDSMTVDDVETLLKETEHNGYPVVVSKESQYLVGFVLRRDLNLAIANARRTMEGIIGQSVVIFAGPVQPLPGPPSLPLNRILDMAPITVTDQTPMETVVDMFRKLGLRQTLVTHNGRLLGVITKKDVLRHVKQMDNEDPNSVLFN
- the LOC113404143 gene encoding H(+)/Cl(-) exchange transporter 5 isoform X4; its protein translation is MDSSVVNTDTDDTELLVGDVGDAVIFSGMQGDTDEIPGIGQYDDFHTIDWQRDIARDRMRHRYIVKKRQDSIWDLIKGAHDAWSGWVCVLLVGVCTGVVAGVIDIGASWMTDLKFGICPQAFWFNREQCCWSNDEITFDHGNCSEWMTWPQLFGESRDGPGAYIISYLFYIVWALLFAALSASLVRMFAPYACGSGIPEIKTILSGFIIRGYLGKWTLIIKVVGLILSVSSGLSLGKEGPMVHIASCLGNILSYLFPKYGRNEAKKREILSAAAAAGVSVAFGAPIGGVLFSLEEVSYYFPLKTLWRSFFCALIAAFILRSINPFGNEHSVLFFVEYNKPWIFFELIPFVGLGIIGGCIATIFIKANIYWCRYRKYSKLGQYPVTEVLVVTLVTAIIAYPNPYTRMNTSQLIYLLFNQCGISNSDPLCDYNRNFTDVNSAIEKAAAGPGVYQAIWLLLLALILKLVMTVFTFGIKVPCGLFIPSLALGAIAGRIVGIGVEQLAYNYPKIWLFSGECSTGDDCITPGLYAMVGAAAVLGGVTRMTVSLVVIMFELTGGVRYIVPLMAAAMASKWVGDALGRQGIYDAHIALNGYPFLDSKDEFQHTSLAADVMQPKRNETLAVITQDSMTVDDVETLLKETEHNGYPVVVSKESQYLVGFVLRRDLNLAIANARRTMEGIIGQSVVIFAGPVQPLPGPPSLPLNRILDMAPITVTDQTPMETVVDMFRKLGLRQTLVTHNGRLLGVITKKDVLRHVKQMDNEDPNSVLFN